The Flammeovirga pectinis genomic interval TCTTTAAAGAATTATAATGAAAATCATTTTTATCGGCTTGATCAATGGCTTTAGGAGAACAAACCATAACGGCTAACCCTGGAGGTAGTCCAAAACATTTTTGTACTGATGCATACCAAATATCACCAGAAATCCAATCAATAGAAACTCCAGACATAGAGCTTGTTGCATCAATAAACAAAAGAGAATTTGGATACCGGTTTTTAACCTTACGAATAGTTTTCTGATGTACTTTAGTAGTGTTTGATGTTTCACAACTTGTTAAACAAATAACATCTTTTTGTTTTGCTCCACTTCTATCTAATTGATGTAAACTAATACTTCTATGAATTGGGTATGCTAACCCCTCTACAGCATTATTAATTTTAGAATTATAAGAAAACCATTTTTCTCCAAAAGCACCATTATAAATATGTAGGAATGATTTTTTAGAAAAAGATTGTCCTGTTATTTCCCAACATTCAGTGGCACTAGATGTAAAGAAGACTTCATAGTTTGAAGGTATTTCTAACTTTTGTTTGATAACCTTAATACAATCTTTCATTAATTTCATGAAAGAGGGGCTCCTGTGATTACAAGATAGAATACCAGAAGACGCAGCTTCAGATAAATATTTATCTAAATTTTCATCAGTCTTACTTGGTCCTGGATAAAATGATATCATATTCTTAAATTCTTTTTACAATAATAAAACATTACTGTGTATTCTTATTTATATTAACTGAATTGGTATAATATTTAGGTACTTACTCTTAGTAAAAGCAACGAAAATAAGTAATGAAAGAGCAAGATTTCATCAACGAACAAAAGAGACAGACTCTATATGTAGCATTATGTGCTATCTTCCTAACAAATGCCATTGTAGCAGAGCTTATAGGCCCTAAGATATTTTCTTTAGAGACTTTTTTAAGTTTACAGCCAGCTCAAATTTCTCTTTTTGAGGGGTTTACATTAGATTTTAACCTTACTGCAGGTGTGGTAATATGGCCAGTAGTATTTATTACTACAGATATTATAAATGAGTATTTTGGAAAGAGTGGCGTAAAAAAAATATCATTTATAACAGCAGGTTTAATAACCTATGTATTTATTGTAGTTTTATTTGTGACCGATTTGCCTCCTGCTCAATTTTGGTTAGATATAAATGCATTAGATAGTAATGGCAATCCTTTTAATATAGAAGAAGCCTTTGATAAAATATTTACACAAGGATTAGGGATAATAATAGGATCTCTGATAGCCTTCTTAATAGGTCAATTTTTAGATGCACATACTTTCCAATGGTTAAGAAGACTTACAGGAAGTAAGAATATATGGTTAAGAGCAACAGGTTCAACATTAATATCTCAGTTAGTAGATAGTTTTGTGGTATTAGGTGTTGCATTCTATATTTTTGGAAATTGGTCTTTTGATCAAGTAGTTGCTGTAGCTATTATTAACTACATTTATAAGTTTTTTATAGCTTTAGTAATGACACCCTTATTGTATCTTGCACATTTTGGTATTGATAAATACTTAGGTAAGGAATTTGCAGATAAAACAGCAGAAACAGCAGCTCAGACTAATCTGTTTTCAAAAGATTAACTTTGCAAATAGAACTAACCCACTTAACAATTAAAGATGATAGAAAATGTAGATTTTTCAGGTTTGTATGATGTATCAGATGGAGATGAAGAATTTTTAGTATCCGTATTAATGGTTATCGAAAAAAATTTAAAGAGTTATCCTAATGAAATTCAAGAACTATTAGATGCAAACCAACTTATTGATTTAGGTAAGAAAGCACATAAACTTAAATCAAGTATAGCTTATTTAAAACATAAGCTATTAGAAGAGTTATTACTGTTTTTAGAAGAAGGTGAAATACACAATGCCACTGTCCATCAAGAGAAATTAACGCTATTTAAAGAGGTTGTTTCTAATGTTTTAATAGAAGTACAAGCAAAAATTGAAGAATTAGACTAACTCTTTGGTTTTGTTTTCAATATTTTGATGATCTATAACATAAAGTTCACGAACTTTGTACATTAAGTCTCATGTTATATCATGAGATAATTACTGCCGTGTTGGCAGCATGTTGTACTTTCTAATTACATTAGATGAAAAAGCACACTCCGAAAAAAGGTAAAAACTTAAATCCTTTTAAGAAGTTTATCAAAGAGAAACCTAAAAGTGATAGCTTCTCTTCTGAAAGAAGTTCTGGTCCTAAAAAATCTTTTAAAAGAAATGAGGAAAAGGATAAACAGAAGAAAAATCAAAAAATTGTTTCTACTTCTTACAGTCCTCATGATAAGACAAGTAAAAAACCTGTCTACGATATCAAAAAAGTAATTTCAGTAGCTAAGAAATTAAAAGAAGAATCTGAAGAACCTGTTAAAGTAAAATCTTCAGATATCCGTTTAAATAGATATATTTCTAATTCCGGTGTTTGTTCTCGTAGAGAAGCCGATCAATTGATTGCCGATGGTAAAATCAAAATCAATGGTAAGGTTGTAACAGAAATGGGATATAAGGTTCAAACCAGCGATAAAGTTGAACATGGTGGTAAATTGCTAAAAAGAGAACGTTATGTATATGTTCTTCTTAACAAGCCAAAAGGGTTTATTACTACAACTAAAGATCCTCAAGAAAGAAAAACAGTTATGCAATTGGTTAAAAATGCTTGCGAAGAGCGTATTTATCCAGTGGGTAGATTAGATAGAAATACTACAGGTCTTTTATTATTTACGAATGATGGAGAGTTTGCTACAAAAGTGGCTCACCCATCTAGTAATACACAAAAAATCTACCGTGTAGAACTAAATCGTCCTTTTAAAGAGGAAGATGAAGAGAAATTAAGAGATCCTAAGTTTGAACTAGAAGATGGTTCTCCATATATAGATGGGTTATCTGTTAACGATGACAATCGAAAAGAAATTGGAATTGAACTTCACTCTGGTAAAAACAGAATTGTTCGTAGAGTTTTTGAACACTTTGGATATCAAGTAGACGTTTTAGATAGAACAGTATTAGCTGGTTTAACTAAAAAAGATCTTCCAAGAGGAAATTGGAGATATTTAGGTGAAGACGAAATGATTCAGTTGAAATATTTATCTGGAATCGATAAAAAGAAAAAGAAGGATAAAAAAGAAAAGGCTGAGCGAAAAGAAAAAAAGGAAGGCTTTAAAGGCCGTAAGAGATAAACTAAAAAAGGAAATGACGAAAGTTGTTTCCTTTTTTTATTTGATGAAAAGTTATGGATAGTTTACTATGTTAATCTTCTACTAGTTGTTATTTTAGTGTATCTATTTTAATCTTAAATAGATATAAGGTAAATACTAACTATTGATAAATAATCATGGAGAAGCACTTAGATGTACCAGAAACTCAAGTTCCCAGAGTAGTTATTGTTGGCGGTGGGTTTGGAGGGTTAGAACTCGTAAAGCAATTAAAAAAAGCAGATGTACAAACTATATTGCTAGATAGAAATAATTATCACACCTTTCAACCATTATTATATCAAGTAGCCACAGCAGGTTTAGAACCCGATTCTATTTCTTTTCCAATTAGAAAGCTATTCCATGGTTTTAAAAACTTTTTCTTTAGACTAGCAGTGGTCAAAGAAATAGATGCTTCAAAAAATGAAGTAATTACAGATATTGGTAGTTTAAAGTATGATTATCTCGTTGTGGCTTCAGGCTCTCGGACTAATTTTTTCGGGAATGAAAATATAAGATATCACAGTATGCCTTTAAAAACTGTAGTTCAATCTCTTCAGTTTAGAAGTTTCCTATTACAAAATTTTGAGAAAGCACTCCAAACAAATGATTTAAAACTCAGAGAAGCGTACATGACTTTCGTTATTGTAGGTGGTGGTCCAACTGGAGTAGAATTGGCAGGGGCATTATCAGAATTAAAAAGATATGTTCTTCCTGTTGATTATCCAGAGTTAGATGTTCGGAGAATGAATATCCATTTAGTTGATGCTGGAGAAAGGGTATTACAAGCATTATCAGAAAAATCATCTTCAGATGCAGAAAAGTATTTAATCAAATTAGGGGTTCAGCTACATAAACACACTTTAGTTAAAGATTACGATGGTAAAGTAGCACTAACAATAAAAGAGGGAGCTGATGGAGAAATATTTACAAAAAACTTAATATGGTCTGCAGGGGTTGAAGGGAACTCCCCAAAAGGAATTGATATAGACAAAATAACGGAACGAGGAAACAGAATAAAAGTAGACGAATACAATAAAGTAATCGGAACCGAAAATGTTTTTGCAATTGGAGATGTCGCAGCAATGCAACAAGAAGAATACCCTCATGGTCATCCAATGGTTGCACCTGTTGCTATGCAACAAGCCACGTATTTAGGAAAGAACATTAAGAATCTTTTAAAAGGTAAAGACTTAAAAATTTTTAAATATGTAAACAAAGGAAGTATGGCAACCGTTGGTAAGAATAAAGCTGTGGTTGAAGTAGGAAATTTAAAAAGCTCAGGTGCATTTGCATGGTTTATTTGGATGTTTGTACATATAATGTCACTCATTGGAATGCAGAATAAATCTATAGTTTTTGTAAATTGGTTTTGGAATTATCTTAATTATGATAGGTCCAATAGACTAATAATTAATCGTTTTAGTAAGACAGAAAGGAAACAAAAACGTGACGAAGGTAAGGCAGGAATTGTAATTTAAATCATTATTTTCGCTGATTAATATTAATTAATGATGATAAATGTCTACTTTTGTTACGAATTTTTTAACTAATCTTGCAATTCAATCACGTTTTATCATTTATAACAAATTATCTCATATATAATTTTATTTATTAGCAATGTCAAAAGAAACAGTAACACCACTGAGTGCTCTTGAAGTTGTCAAGAAACATTTAGGGAAACCGTATAGAGACCTTGAGTTTTTACTTGAGTGTTTATACGAAGTTTTAATGGAGAATGGTGAAGAGGAAATGGCCAACGCTATTCCTTGGATAAATGAGACAACTCCCGAATTAAAAAAATTCGACGAAAAATATATGCAATTATACTCTATCGTATTTCAGTTATTGAATATGGTAGAAGTAAATGGAGCAGTCCAAGCTCGTAGAACAAAAGAAAACGATAATGGATTAGCTTCAGTTAAAGGTCTTTGGGGTGAACGCCTTCAAAACTTAAAAGATAAAGGATATTCTGAAAAGGATATTGCAGAATTATTGCCACAAGTAATGGTTGAACCTGTATTAACAGCTCACCCTACAGAGGCAAAAAGATCTACAGTATTAGAGCACCATAGAACATTATACTTATTATTAGTACAAAGAGAGAACTCTATGTATACTGGTATTGAGCAGCGTTCTATTAATGCTAAAATTAAATTAATATTAGATACTTTATGGAGAACAGGAGAAATTTTTGTTGAGAAGCCTGACGTAGCATCTGAAAGAAGAAATGCTATTCATTACTTAACAAACGTATTCCCAGAAGTTCTTCCAATCTTAGATCAACGTTTCCAACAAGCTTGGGGAGAAGTTGGTTTTGATAAAGATCTAATCAGAAAAGTTGATAGTCGTCCTCGTGTATCTTTTGGTAACTGGGTAGGTGGTGACCGTGATGGTCATCCATTAGTAACTCACGAAATTACT includes:
- a CDS encoding aminotransferase class V-fold PLP-dependent enzyme, which gives rise to MISFYPGPSKTDENLDKYLSEAASSGILSCNHRSPSFMKLMKDCIKVIKQKLEIPSNYEVFFTSSATECWEITGQSFSKKSFLHIYNGAFGEKWFSYNSKINNAVEGLAYPIHRSISLHQLDRSGAKQKDVICLTSCETSNTTKVHQKTIRKVKNRYPNSLLFIDATSSMSGVSIDWISGDIWYASVQKCFGLPPGLAVMVCSPKAIDQADKNDFHYNSLKSIYQNTQKFQTTHTPNTLGIYLLYKSLSNKLGIKAEHEKIRKRMKNLIKQLKLLGYDFVVPTKKVQSETVIGIKCKAELLPIIKEKAKEKGITLGNGYGKWKLNSFRIANFPAHSDSDFEKLLIFLKSEDFNKKREN
- a CDS encoding queuosine precursor transporter, which translates into the protein MKEQDFINEQKRQTLYVALCAIFLTNAIVAELIGPKIFSLETFLSLQPAQISLFEGFTLDFNLTAGVVIWPVVFITTDIINEYFGKSGVKKISFITAGLITYVFIVVLFVTDLPPAQFWLDINALDSNGNPFNIEEAFDKIFTQGLGIIIGSLIAFLIGQFLDAHTFQWLRRLTGSKNIWLRATGSTLISQLVDSFVVLGVAFYIFGNWSFDQVVAVAIINYIYKFFIALVMTPLLYLAHFGIDKYLGKEFADKTAETAAQTNLFSKD
- a CDS encoding pseudouridine synthase — translated: MKKHTPKKGKNLNPFKKFIKEKPKSDSFSSERSSGPKKSFKRNEEKDKQKKNQKIVSTSYSPHDKTSKKPVYDIKKVISVAKKLKEESEEPVKVKSSDIRLNRYISNSGVCSRREADQLIADGKIKINGKVVTEMGYKVQTSDKVEHGGKLLKRERYVYVLLNKPKGFITTTKDPQERKTVMQLVKNACEERIYPVGRLDRNTTGLLLFTNDGEFATKVAHPSSNTQKIYRVELNRPFKEEDEEKLRDPKFELEDGSPYIDGLSVNDDNRKEIGIELHSGKNRIVRRVFEHFGYQVDVLDRTVLAGLTKKDLPRGNWRYLGEDEMIQLKYLSGIDKKKKKDKKEKAERKEKKEGFKGRKR
- a CDS encoding NAD(P)/FAD-dependent oxidoreductase, which encodes MEKHLDVPETQVPRVVIVGGGFGGLELVKQLKKADVQTILLDRNNYHTFQPLLYQVATAGLEPDSISFPIRKLFHGFKNFFFRLAVVKEIDASKNEVITDIGSLKYDYLVVASGSRTNFFGNENIRYHSMPLKTVVQSLQFRSFLLQNFEKALQTNDLKLREAYMTFVIVGGGPTGVELAGALSELKRYVLPVDYPELDVRRMNIHLVDAGERVLQALSEKSSSDAEKYLIKLGVQLHKHTLVKDYDGKVALTIKEGADGEIFTKNLIWSAGVEGNSPKGIDIDKITERGNRIKVDEYNKVIGTENVFAIGDVAAMQQEEYPHGHPMVAPVAMQQATYLGKNIKNLLKGKDLKIFKYVNKGSMATVGKNKAVVEVGNLKSSGAFAWFIWMFVHIMSLIGMQNKSIVFVNWFWNYLNYDRSNRLIINRFSKTERKQKRDEGKAGIVI